The segment TCATCAAGGCCATTATGAAGAATGGGAATTTTGCATATATAGTCCCCCAAGTGTTCACCGTAGATTTCAAATTATCCTTCTCTCATTCCAGCCATCTTTTCATTATTCAATAGATCACTCACTTTATTTTCTTAGACCTCCCTTTTGTTGAGACCAATTGAAACACCCGAAAGCCCTTCAAAACCTCAATTGTCGTGCCAAATATCGATCTTGCTTCCTCTACCCACATTCCAATCGAATCCCTCATACAGTATACTAGCAGCTTTAGCAATGCTCTGCTAGGTAAATGAGGGCTTGTCAATTTGCTTAGGATGGAGAACATCCCTTTCCGGAAAATATTTTGTGCTCAGAACTCTAAAGCATAACGTGTCTTTACAGCTAATTAGTCGCCACACTTACCTGCCTAACAAAGCCATGTTAAAACGCCTTAAATCCCTGAATCCAAGGCCCCCCATACCATTAGGGAAACACATTTGGTCCCAAGATAACACATGCCATCATCTATTCTTATCTTTTCCCCCCACTACACACGACAAATCATAGACTGAAGCTCCTCCAAGACGTTATTAGGGATAAAGAAAACTGAGAATGCATATGTAGGAATTGACTGAAGGATCAACTTTATGAAAATCTCCTTCCCGCTGTTAAACAATAATCTCTTAGACCAACTATTGATCCTATTAGCAGCACAATCTAAAATTCTTTGGAAGGCCACTAACTTCTTTTTATCAATCGGGATAGACAGACCAATGTATCCGTCAAGGTTGGTCACCACTTTCATCTTAAGCAATCTACTTAATGTTGCGCGTTGTGAAACGAGAGTTTTTGGACTGAAGTAAACCATTGACTTTTCCAAGTTGATGCTTTAGCCAGACATCTTTTGAAAGGATTCCAGAATCTTTGTAAACGCCTCCACTTCACTTTGTTTGTTCCTGACAAACAAGAGCGCATCGTCAGCAAAAAAGAGGTGATTAATTCTAGGGCTATCCTTACTAGCCCGAATACTTTTAATTTTGTTAGTCTCTTGAGCATAAATTAGCATTCTGGACAGGGAATCCATGCAAAAGAGAAACAAATAAGGGAATAACGGGTCCCCTTGTTGGAGACCCCTATCCAGTATAATGATGCCAGACAGAGTCGTATTACATTTAACTCTATACCGAACAGTGCAAACACaatccataatttttttttatccaaTCACTAGAAAAACCCATTTTTGTCAGCACTTTCTCAAGAAAACTCCACTCCACCCAGTCGTAAGCTTTGCTCATATTGAGCTTGACCACACAACCCTTATTCGGACCATTTTTAGAGCTACGAAGATAGTGCATGAGCTCATCGGCAACTAAGACATTGTCGTGGATCATCAGGTTGGGAACGAAGGCGCTCTAATTTTCGTTGATACACAGGGGGAGAACATCTTTAAGCCGGTTAGCGAAACAATCTTGTAGATCACCCTGCAAAGACTAATTGGACAGAAATTAGCCATTTCACACGAGTTCTTAATCTTAGGAATCAAAACAATCGATGTTTCATTTATGCACTCGGCACTCTTGCTGCCCTTAAGGATATCATGGCGCAAGCTTAAAACATCTTTTCCCACTGTAGGCCAGTGTTCCTTGAAAAAGCTCCCTGAAAGCCCATCAATCCCTGAGGCCTTACTAGGATCCATCTGTTTAAAAGCCATTAAGATTTCCTCATTAGTAAACTCTATGTTCAACCTCCTGTTCGTGTCCTCATTAATGCATTCGAGAACATCATGTAAATCACTCTCATCATCCAAATTTATAGAAGTCATGAAAAGATCATTAAAATAATTCCAAGCAATGTGGAAAATCTCCTTTTTGTCTTCATGCCAGTCACCTTGTGTATCTTTAAGTCTATCTATGCTTTTCTTTTTTCTATGACCCGATGCCCGCACGTGGAAATAGCGGGTGTTCCTATCCCATTCCTTCAACCACCGGGATCACACCCTAAGCGCCTAATATTTTTCCTCCACATCATATAAGTTGCCCAGTTTACGCCGAGCATTCTTAAGAAGGCTCATTGATCTCTCACTCATTGGACCATCCATAAGTTTGCTAATCTTCTTTTTCCAGCCCTATTATATCATTCTTCAACCTTCTATAACGCTAATGTTGCCACGAGCCCAGCTTATCCCAGATCAGCTACATCGTTTCCAACGGATTGCACTCCTCATTGGACCAAATACTAGTAATGATATCTCTAGCCTCCTACTCTTTCGCCCAACAAATATCATATCTAAACCAAGCCTATGATCATTACTCTTCTCTTTTGGCTTGCTCTAGTTCGTATCCATTAAGATAGCCTTGTGGTCAGATTTTGATTGGTGCACAATATATAAAGTAAGGAATGACATTTTTTCCATTATAACATCAGAGATAATAAATCTGTCCAACCTCTCTTTGACTAGCCTGGTGCCCTCTCTGTTGTTAGTCCACGTGAACCATCCATTGCAGGTTTTAACATCAGTCAGATTTAACTCCTCCAGAATATTGCAAAAATCATCCATCAAGGTCTTAGGTTTTCTACAACCTCTTTCCTTTTAAGAGTTATTCAAGATGGCGTTAAAGTTGCCCTCCCATGATCCATCCTTCATTTATCGTACTATTCACCCTTCTCAACATATTCCATGATTGTTGCCTTAAGCTTGGATCGGTCTGGCCATAAAAGCCAGTGAACCTAAACATCTCACCATCATTCATACTAACCAGTGAGTCAATGTGATATTTGGAATTGTTTTGCTCCGTAACTCTCACGCCTTCCCTCCACGTCCAAGCCAACCCTCCACTTTCCCTTCCAAACTAATAGCTAAATAATCCTCCATTTTACATATAGAACGAATATGAGAAAACCCTTTAGAATGAATTTTAGTTTCACAAAGAAAGACAATATCAGGAACATTTGCAACAAGGAGTTGCTTCAATTCACGAATTGTCGCTGGGTTCCCAACCCCACGACAGTTCCAGCTAAGTATCCTCATTGCGCTACTAGgtgacattattattatttttgaataaaaaacAACCACAACGGTCAACTCAATTTATTAAGTAACATCACAAATAACAGTATCATGGATTTCTAACAGATAATCCATTTTGAAAAAACATGTTTTGGCCTCACTatacatttttttacaaattaaatgGGCTATAGTATTGCAAGACCGTTTGGTCCAAATTAACTTGGCAGATTTGAATCTACTAAATGCTGTTGTGCAAGCCTTTATTCGCGCCTCTCTAACGGTGACATCAGCGGCTAAATTCCTTAGCCTATTGATCAGGCCCACGTGATCCGTCTAAAAAATAATATACTCTTTTATATTCAATTTACATGCAGCTTTGATGCTTTCTTCAAATGCCACGCACTCAACCTCTTCCACCGAAAACCTTAATTCTATAAAGTCCCCACCACTGCTTAAGACAAAGCCTTCATCATCTCTAATAATCATTCCATACCCAATTTTGTTCTCACCCACTATAGCGCGAAGTTAATTTTTATGAAGCCCTTCAAAGGTTTTTCCCACTTTTGGCCTACATTATTTTGTGAAAGCAAAGGCTTATTGATAAAGTTGCATATCTAAAACTCCTTATTCAAGGTGCTGGCTCTTCCCAAATTATCTTCGCCTCCTCTTCTTTTCCCCTGAAAATGAAATTGTTTCTATTGTTGCAATAGTTCCATAAAATCCCCATGAGATCAACCATGGCTCTCTTGTCAAGCACTCTCATCATGTCTTCCAACCAATCAATACAATGATCATACTTCTTCAAAATAATGTTGTCAGACCATCCACCTAAAGAGAGAACCGCACGAGATGTTGGGCAGTCTTTTAACGCCTGTAGTAGAGTCTCGGTTTCAGCTCACACCTTGGGCATCCCTTGTCAATGTCGTGTCTAATAGAAGAAATTTTTTCATTCGTCAGGAGGATCTCATGCCCCACACACCAAGTAAAGACATGAATCTTTTGTAATGTATCAAGCTTCTAGAGAGCTTTCCAAAAAAATCTGTACGGGCCATACCCCATTTCTTTCAACAGCAACCATGAGTAAGCAGACTTTGAGGTAAAGCACCCATGAGGGTTATGGAACCAAATAAATTTATCATCTTGACCCTTGTCCCCTATTGGTATGTTGAAATCTCATCGCCCCAATTAGGTCGATACATACTTTTAATTTCTAAACATCCCAACTTCTCCTATCCTCAAGCCATAGGTCTTTCACGCTCATCATATTTTGGTTGAGACTGTTTCTTCTAATTGTTTCCCTACTTAGACCTTCCATTCCCCAGTTGTCAGCCAGGATATTTATCATTTCCCTATTCCCGACCTACCACCCAAATCCATCTTTAAGAATTTCTACCGTTGCCACAATACTTAACCAGGTAAAGGAAGCGTTGTCCACTTTTTTGGCTTTAAAAATATTACCCTCAGGGAAATATTTCGAAGACAGTACTTTAAAACATAGATAATCTTTGTTGTTTATAAGCCTCCATACTTGACGCCCTAATAGAGCCAAATTGAAAAGCCGAACATCTCTAATTCCAAGACCTCCCATGCCCTTCGGTTTGCACAAAATCTTCCAAGGGACCATAGTCTAAAATTTGCCTTTGTCTTTTCCCGCCCATCATTAATTAGCTTGGCTTGGATATCCTCGATCACTCCTTTGGGAGCTAAAAAAATTGACAGCTCATACGTCGGTATAGATTGGAGAACCGCTTTGATGAAGACTTCTTTGCCACCAAAAGAGAGCAACCTCTTGGTCCAGCTATTGATCCTGAAAGACAATCTATTATTAATCTCTTTGAAGGTCGTTGTTTTCTTCTTACCGATTGGAATGGGAAGGCCTAGGTAGTTGTTTAGGTTTTCCACCACCGTCATGCCTAGAAGGTCATTGAAGTTGTTTCTTTGAGCTCTAGAAGTGTTGGGACTAAATAAAACCATTGACTTTTCGAAATTAATCTCTTATCCTGAAATGTTAGAAAAAATATTAAGCATATTCACCAACATTTCAACATCACTCTTTTTATTTCTCACGATTAGAAGCGCGTCGTCGGAAAAAAATAAGTGATCTATCCTTGGACCATTTATACTGGCTCAAATTCCTCTTAGAATATTATTATCCTGAGCTTGGATGAGCAT is part of the Gossypium arboreum isolate Shixiya-1 chromosome 5, ASM2569848v2, whole genome shotgun sequence genome and harbors:
- the LOC108451663 gene encoding uncharacterized protein LOC108451663 codes for the protein MRILSWNCRGVGNPATIRELKQLLVANVPDIVFLCETKIHSKGFSHIRSICKMEDYLAISLEGKVEGWLGRGGKAFTGFYGQTDPSLRQQSWNMLRREWDRNTRYFHVRASGHRKKKSIDRLKDTQGDWHEDKKEIFHIAWNYFNDLFMTSINLDDESDLHDVLECINEDTNRRLNIEFTNEEILMAFKQMDPSKASGIDGLSGSFFKEHWPTVGKDVLSLRHDILKGSKSAECINETSIVLIPKIKNSCEMANFCPISLCRVIYKIVSLTGLKMFSPCVSTKIRAPSFPT